One window from the genome of Candidatus Zymogenus saltonus encodes:
- a CDS encoding winged helix-turn-helix transcriptional regulator encodes MLKAIAHPTRLFILDELSGGRRCVCELTEMIGADISTVSKHLAVLKGAGIVRDEKEGLKVYYSIAIPCALDFFGCVDRVIKKEAEARLRLVSGGSE; translated from the coding sequence ATGCTCAAGGCGATCGCCCACCCCACGCGGCTCTTCATCCTTGACGAGCTCTCCGGCGGAAGGAGGTGCGTATGCGAGCTGACCGAGATGATCGGGGCGGACATATCAACCGTCTCGAAGCACCTCGCCGTTCTCAAGGGTGCCGGGATAGTCAGGGACGAAAAGGAGGGTCTCAAGGTCTATTACAGTATAGCCATTCCCTGCGCCCTCGACTTCTTCGGCTGCGTGGACAGGGTAATAAAGAAAGAGGCGGAAGCCCGCCTGAGACTCGTCTCCGGTGGGAGCGAGTGA
- a CDS encoding permease has translation MGPNEKYKIEGKILLLMLAVFFAFHFLPLGNARFDSAVMEALYLTKLYAREHVVMCLLPALFIAGAVTVFLSQNAVMKYLGAGAKKVVSYGVAAVSGSFLAVCSCTILPLFAGISRVGAGLGPATTFLYSGPAINILAIVLTMRVLGLEIGIARGVGAILFSVIIGLVMHFIYRREEAEKVKVQAAMPEPEVTRPLYKNGLFFLAMIGILVFANWGRPEEPTGVWGFIFFNKWAITGAFSVALSVVLVLWFGASWWKVAIAAVAVVVFAFALPDLPIISFSVGIVGLSAITGTGDAEARGWFSSTWDFTKQILPLLFAGVMIAGALLGRPGSEGLIPSSWIASAVGGNSLGANLFAAVSGAFMYFATLTEVPILQGLMGAGMGKGPALALLLSGPAVSLPNMLVIRSVMGTAKTLIYIILVIVMSTAAGMIYGTLF, from the coding sequence ATGGGACCGAATGAAAAATACAAAATCGAGGGGAAGATACTCTTATTAATGCTGGCGGTCTTTTTCGCCTTTCATTTTCTCCCGCTGGGAAACGCCCGCTTCGACAGTGCCGTCATGGAGGCGTTGTATCTGACCAAGCTCTACGCCAGGGAGCACGTAGTCATGTGCCTCCTTCCGGCCCTCTTCATCGCCGGGGCGGTGACCGTCTTTCTCAGCCAGAACGCAGTGATGAAATATCTCGGCGCCGGCGCAAAGAAGGTCGTCTCATACGGCGTGGCGGCGGTCTCCGGCTCCTTCCTGGCGGTCTGCTCCTGCACGATACTCCCCCTCTTCGCAGGGATTTCGAGGGTGGGGGCAGGGCTGGGGCCGGCGACGACCTTCCTTTACTCCGGCCCGGCGATAAACATCCTTGCCATCGTCCTTACGATGAGGGTCCTGGGTCTCGAGATCGGGATAGCGAGGGGGGTGGGGGCGATCCTCTTCAGCGTCATTATCGGCCTCGTCATGCATTTCATATACAGAAGGGAGGAGGCGGAAAAGGTGAAGGTCCAGGCGGCGATGCCGGAGCCGGAGGTAACGAGGCCTCTTTACAAGAACGGGCTCTTCTTCCTTGCCATGATCGGGATTCTCGTCTTCGCCAACTGGGGGAGGCCGGAGGAGCCCACGGGCGTATGGGGTTTTATCTTTTTTAACAAGTGGGCAATCACGGGAGCCTTTTCCGTTGCCCTCTCTGTCGTCCTCGTTTTGTGGTTCGGGGCTTCCTGGTGGAAGGTGGCGATCGCGGCCGTGGCGGTCGTCGTTTTTGCGTTCGCCCTTCCCGACCTTCCGATAATCTCCTTCAGCGTTGGGATTGTCGGACTCTCGGCGATAACCGGAACGGGCGACGCCGAGGCGAGGGGGTGGTTTTCATCCACATGGGACTTCACGAAGCAGATTCTCCCCCTTCTCTTCGCCGGTGTGATGATCGCCGGCGCGCTCCTGGGGAGGCCGGGGAGCGAGGGGCTGATACCGTCTTCGTGGATTGCCTCGGCTGTAGGGGGAAACTCCCTCGGCGCGAACCTCTTTGCGGCCGTATCGGGCGCCTTTATGTACTTTGCGACGTTAACCGAGGTTCCGATCCTCCAGGGCCTGATGGGGGCGGGGATGGGGAAGGGGCCGGCCCTTGCGCTCCTGCTCTCAGGGCCTGCGGTGTCTCTGCCGAACATGCTCGTCATCAGGAGCGTGATGGGAACGGCAAAGACGCTTATATATATTATATTGGTAATCGTCATGTCCACGGCGGCAGGGATGATTTACGGCACACTCTTTTAA
- a CDS encoding TM0996/MTH895 family glutaredoxin-like protein — translation MKKLQILGGGCARCETLYEMTEAAAKRLGIEYEMEKVTDLKKITDFGVMTTPALAVDGAVKVAGRMPTADEIEAMIGG, via the coding sequence ATGAAAAAGCTTCAGATTCTGGGCGGGGGCTGCGCAAGGTGCGAGACGCTTTACGAGATGACCGAGGCCGCGGCGAAAAGGCTCGGGATTGAATACGAGATGGAAAAGGTGACGGACTTAAAGAAAATAACTGACTTCGGCGTGATGACCACCCCGGCCTTGGCCGTCGACGGCGCCGTCAAGGTCGCGGGGAGGATGCCGACGGCCGACGAGATCGAGGCGATGATCGGGGGGTGA
- a CDS encoding DUF3467 domain-containing protein, producing MATETKFVRKFDEEGVNIYYSNLLNISTSPFDVTIAFGKAFINPAETMSGNTEVIQKFEVMVQMSPEHARSLLMLLKEQMDKYTARASQDYTKESKH from the coding sequence ATGGCAACCGAAACAAAGTTTGTCAGGAAGTTCGATGAAGAGGGCGTCAATATCTACTACTCGAACCTGCTGAATATCAGCACCTCCCCCTTCGACGTCACGATAGCCTTCGGGAAGGCCTTTATAAATCCCGCCGAGACCATGTCCGGCAACACCGAGGTTATCCAAAAGTTCGAGGTCATGGTCCAGATGAGCCCGGAGCACGCGAGATCGCTTCTCATGCTTCTAAAAGAACAGATGGACAAGTACACGGCCAGGGCCAGCCAGGACTACACGAAGGAGAGCAAACACTGA
- a CDS encoding DUF3795 domain-containing protein, which translates to MSVNKNLLAPCGLYCGVCAIYIAHRDNNQKFKEILTGVYGVPVEEIRCEGCLSPEPFVYCRSCPIKDCTRERKYDGCHQCDEFPCQHIDNFPIPVGKKVILRAVPQWREMGTEAWVNAEEERYNCPECGYALFRGAKKCRECKTEVDLD; encoded by the coding sequence ATGTCTGTGAATAAAAACCTGCTTGCCCCGTGCGGCCTTTACTGCGGCGTCTGCGCCATCTACATCGCCCACAGGGACAACAACCAGAAGTTCAAGGAGATACTCACCGGGGTCTACGGCGTGCCGGTGGAGGAGATCCGGTGCGAGGGTTGTCTCTCCCCCGAGCCCTTTGTCTACTGCAGGAGCTGCCCCATCAAGGACTGCACGAGGGAGAGGAAATACGATGGGTGCCACCAGTGCGACGAGTTCCCCTGCCAGCATATCGACAACTTTCCCATCCCGGTGGGGAAGAAGGTGATCTTAAGGGCCGTCCCCCAATGGCGGGAGATGGGAACCGAGGCCTGGGTCAATGCGGAGGAGGAGCGCTATAACTGCCCCGAGTGCGGATACGCGCTGTTTCGCGGGGCGAAGAAGTGCAGGGAGTGCAAGACGGAGGTGGATCTGGATTAG
- a CDS encoding TetR/AcrR family transcriptional regulator has translation MRPTPYDELKEQEREVRREMILSAALKLFAEKDYKSVTVREIAKEAGMSPGTIYRYYQNIDDLFMDVFVASVKEIKEIIDSECLTDKGCSLRRLCKVYINYLNDNFSFYLMMGHFMLAGKLSFEATGRLNPIMRDLIDMIEKVVIAISPDGKPKNSRTISHALFAALNGNMISYARYPGRTQEEIRGYILKLTDVVAGLFEESVMGGSK, from the coding sequence ATGCGGCCGACGCCCTACGACGAGCTGAAGGAGCAGGAGCGGGAGGTGAGGCGGGAGATGATCCTCTCGGCGGCGCTCAAGCTCTTCGCCGAGAAGGACTACAAGAGCGTCACGGTGAGGGAGATCGCCAAGGAGGCGGGGATGAGCCCCGGCACGATATATCGGTACTACCAGAACATCGACGACCTCTTTATGGATGTCTTTGTCGCCAGCGTAAAGGAGATAAAGGAGATCATCGATAGCGAGTGCTTGACGGATAAGGGGTGCTCCCTGAGGAGGCTCTGCAAGGTATACATTAATTATCTCAACGACAACTTCTCCTTCTACCTGATGATGGGCCACTTCATGCTGGCGGGAAAGCTCTCCTTCGAGGCGACCGGGAGGCTGAACCCGATAATGAGGGATTTGATTGACATGATCGAGAAGGTAGTGATCGCCATCTCACCCGATGGAAAACCGAAGAACAGCCGTACCATCTCCCACGCCCTCTTCGCGGCGCTCAACGGAAACATGATCAGCTACGCCAGGTACCCGGGGAGGACACAGGAGGAGATACGGGGCTACATCCTGAAGCTCACCGACGTCGTGGCGGGGCTGTTTGAAGAGAGCGTCATGGGCGGCAGTAAATAG
- a CDS encoding acyl-CoA/acyl-ACP dehydrogenase, producing MYDFILTKEEKAFRDEVREFTREEVTPDFLRSMDKDKISYPREFVENLAKHNLIGTRFPKEWGGRGMSWVGEIAALEEVGCLGIALGCAFSMPSIVGEALDKFGTDEQKEKYLKPMLEGKLVSAEALTEPRGGSDFFGATTKAVLEGDHFILNGQKRFVVGAVEADFFLVYCRTNFDPDAHKYSRISLLIVDKGPGVETEYQYGLMGCRGGGTGRLVFRDVKVPKENLVGELHGGALCFNQMMIPERMTSAAGCLAVWASLDIALRYTNKRAAFGRLIRKFQAVNFLIAESVTQLDAARGICYLAGRAIDNDYPNVRRIVSEAKKFATKAGWDIVNNAMQVMGGIGYTDVYPIERALRDFRLCMIWTGTSEIMSLLIQHEYYDEILNQPYNRREMERDAMNPDVAERCFTDEDMWEVHEGGKAAD from the coding sequence ATGTATGATTTCATTCTGACAAAAGAGGAAAAGGCCTTCAGGGACGAGGTGCGGGAGTTCACGAGGGAAGAGGTCACCCCCGACTTTCTGAGGTCGATGGACAAAGACAAGATAAGCTACCCGAGGGAGTTCGTGGAAAACCTTGCAAAGCACAACCTCATCGGAACGCGCTTTCCGAAGGAGTGGGGGGGAAGGGGGATGAGCTGGGTCGGCGAGATCGCCGCCCTGGAGGAGGTGGGGTGTCTCGGGATCGCCCTGGGGTGCGCCTTCTCGATGCCCTCCATCGTGGGGGAGGCGCTCGACAAGTTCGGCACCGATGAGCAGAAGGAGAAGTACCTGAAGCCGATGCTCGAAGGGAAACTGGTCTCCGCAGAGGCGCTGACCGAGCCGAGGGGCGGCTCCGACTTTTTCGGCGCCACCACGAAGGCGGTCCTCGAGGGGGATCACTTCATACTGAACGGCCAGAAGCGCTTCGTGGTGGGGGCGGTGGAGGCGGACTTCTTCCTCGTCTACTGCAGGACGAACTTCGACCCGGACGCCCACAAGTACAGCAGAATCAGCCTCTTGATCGTGGACAAGGGGCCGGGGGTGGAGACGGAATACCAGTACGGGCTTATGGGATGCAGGGGGGGCGGCACCGGGCGTCTCGTCTTCAGGGACGTAAAGGTTCCAAAAGAAAACCTGGTCGGGGAGCTTCACGGTGGAGCCTTATGCTTCAACCAGATGATGATCCCGGAGAGAATGACGTCGGCCGCGGGATGCCTCGCCGTATGGGCGAGCCTCGATATCGCCCTGAGATACACCAACAAGCGCGCCGCCTTCGGCAGGCTCATCAGGAAGTTCCAGGCGGTCAACTTCTTGATAGCGGAGTCCGTAACCCAGCTCGACGCGGCAAGGGGGATCTGCTACCTGGCGGGGCGGGCCATCGACAACGACTACCCGAACGTCAGGAGGATTGTCAGCGAGGCGAAGAAGTTCGCAACGAAAGCCGGCTGGGACATCGTCAACAACGCCATGCAGGTCATGGGGGGGATAGGCTACACCGATGTATACCCGATCGAGAGGGCGCTCAGGGACTTCCGCCTCTGCATGATCTGGACGGGGACGTCGGAGATCATGAGCCTCCTCATCCAGCACGAGTATTACGACGAGATACTGAACCAGCCCTACAACAGGAGGGAGATGGAGCGGGACGCCATGAACCCGGACGTCGCGGAGCGCTGCTTCACCGACGAGGACATGTGGGAAGTTCACGAGGGGGGAAAGGCGGCGGACTAA
- a CDS encoding fumarate hydratase C-terminal domain-containing protein, which yields MSLVTPLGDEDVRALKAGDSVLISGVVYGARDAAHKRLVDLIDAGDPLPFPVEGGIIYYVGPTPAPEGMAIGSAGPTTAARMDKYAPGLYSLGLRGTIGKGERGDEVKRAIVEKGGVYFAATGGVGALLSRHIQSAKVIAYGELGPEALFEFEFIDFPAVVAIDCHGGDIFTIGRERYAI from the coding sequence ATAAGTCTCGTGACGCCCCTCGGCGATGAAGACGTAAGGGCGCTTAAGGCGGGGGATTCTGTCCTTATCTCCGGTGTGGTCTACGGCGCCCGGGACGCCGCCCACAAGAGATTGGTCGATTTGATCGATGCCGGCGATCCGCTCCCCTTTCCGGTTGAAGGGGGTATCATCTATTACGTCGGCCCAACACCGGCGCCCGAGGGGATGGCAATAGGCTCCGCGGGTCCTACAACCGCGGCGAGGATGGACAAATACGCGCCGGGGCTCTACTCCCTGGGGCTCAGGGGGACCATAGGAAAGGGTGAGAGGGGAGACGAGGTAAAAAGGGCGATCGTGGAGAAGGGTGGAGTCTACTTCGCCGCTACGGGGGGTGTTGGCGCGCTTTTGTCCCGTCATATACAGTCGGCCAAGGTGATCGCCTACGGGGAGCTCGGCCCGGAGGCCCTTTTCGAGTTTGAGTTTATCGATTTCCCGGCGGTCGTTGCGATCGACTGTCACGGAGGCGATATTTTTACAATCGGCAGGGAAAGATATGCGATATAG
- a CDS encoding NAD-dependent epimerase/dehydratase family protein — MKDSFKGKKALITGGLGFIGSNLAIRLVELGADVTLTDAMLTDYGGNLFNIEPIRERVRVNFSDIRDRNVMNYLVPENDYIFHLAGQVCHVMSLTDPFPDIDINIKGTAVVMEAIRRHNPKAKVVFSGTRGEYGPAASLPVNEEAPTNPKGMYELSNLTAEKIVKLYNDTHNIAGVMLRITNTYGPRGQMKHSRFGVVNWFVRLALDGKPITVFDTGEMIRDFLYVDDCIEAILMAAASPKAAGEVLNVGVDNPQTIREMAETICGITGTEIKLVPPTPERAVLEPGNFYSDITRIRNILGWEPTVGLKEGLTRTVEYYRKNKKHYW; from the coding sequence ATGAAAGATTCATTTAAGGGGAAAAAGGCCCTCATCACCGGGGGGTTGGGCTTCATCGGGAGCAACCTTGCAATAAGGTTGGTGGAGCTCGGCGCCGACGTGACCCTGACGGACGCCATGCTCACAGACTACGGCGGAAACCTGTTCAACATCGAGCCGATAAGGGAAAGGGTAAGGGTGAATTTCTCCGACATCAGGGACAGAAACGTCATGAATTACCTTGTCCCGGAGAACGACTATATTTTTCACCTGGCCGGGCAGGTCTGCCACGTGATGAGCCTCACCGATCCGTTTCCCGACATCGACATAAACATCAAGGGAACAGCCGTCGTAATGGAGGCTATAAGGAGGCACAACCCAAAGGCGAAGGTGGTTTTTTCCGGCACCCGGGGGGAATACGGGCCGGCCGCCTCCCTTCCGGTGAACGAGGAGGCGCCGACGAATCCTAAGGGGATGTACGAGCTGTCTAACCTCACCGCGGAAAAGATCGTCAAGCTCTACAACGACACCCATAATATAGCAGGGGTCATGCTCAGGATAACGAACACCTACGGCCCCCGGGGGCAGATGAAGCACTCCCGCTTCGGCGTGGTGAACTGGTTTGTCCGCCTCGCCCTTGACGGAAAGCCCATCACCGTCTTCGACACAGGGGAGATGATCAGAGACTTCCTCTACGTGGACGACTGCATAGAGGCGATCCTGATGGCCGCGGCCTCCCCGAAGGCCGCCGGCGAGGTCTTGAACGTGGGAGTCGACAATCCTCAGACCATCCGGGAGATGGCCGAGACGATTTGCGGGATAACCGGAACGGAGATCAAACTTGTCCCCCCCACGCCGGAGAGGGCGGTGCTGGAGCCGGGGAATTTCTACTCTGACATCACCAGGATCAGAAACATCCTGGGATGGGAGCCGACCGTGGGTCTTAAAGAGGGGCTGACGAGAACCGTGGAGTACTACAGGAAGAACAAAAAACACTACTGGTAA